A genomic region of Caulobacter vibrioides contains the following coding sequences:
- the uczS gene encoding two-component system sensor histidine kinase UczS (involved in the response to the presence of uranium, zinc and copper): protein MRLPRLLRTTPFRLTLLFLALFAAAASAFLGYIYVATAGEVNRRAQAEISREFESLEAAYRQGGVDALNQTIVERATSERPFLYFLADKDGKRISGSIEESPVSGFTGDGPEWASFKVTETDLDGAEVRAAARGVQQRLDNGEILFVGADVDASEAYVRKIVRALWGAGALVILLGMAGGVLISRNVSRSMQGLVDVVNAVRGGDLHARARVRGTRDEYDELAEGLNDMLDRIERLMGGLRHAGDAIAHDLRSPLTRLRARMEVALIDAENGKGDPVAALETALQDADGVLKTFNAVLAIARLQAAGSAPDQRQFDASELAGDMAELYELSCEDKGLDFKAEIVPALIIKGNREFLAQALANILDNAIKYTPEGGAIMLRARRTSSGELEFSVTDTGPGVPEADRPRVVQRFVRLENSRSEPGAGLGLSLVSAVATSHGGRLELAEGPGEYNGMGPGLRVALVLPRVE, encoded by the coding sequence CCGCGCCCAGGCCGAGATCAGCCGCGAGTTCGAGAGCCTGGAGGCGGCTTACCGCCAGGGCGGCGTCGACGCGCTGAACCAGACCATCGTCGAGCGCGCCACCAGCGAGCGGCCGTTCCTGTATTTCCTGGCCGACAAGGACGGCAAGCGTATCTCCGGCTCGATTGAGGAGTCGCCGGTCTCCGGCTTCACGGGCGACGGCCCCGAATGGGCCAGCTTCAAGGTCACCGAGACCGATCTCGACGGCGCCGAGGTCCGGGCCGCCGCGCGCGGCGTGCAGCAGCGCCTGGACAATGGCGAGATCCTGTTCGTCGGCGCCGATGTCGACGCCTCGGAGGCCTATGTCCGCAAGATCGTCCGGGCGCTGTGGGGCGCCGGGGCGCTGGTCATCCTGCTGGGCATGGCCGGCGGGGTGCTGATCAGCCGCAATGTCAGCCGCTCGATGCAGGGCCTGGTGGACGTGGTCAACGCCGTGCGCGGCGGTGATCTGCACGCTCGCGCCCGGGTGCGGGGCACGCGCGATGAGTATGACGAGCTGGCCGAGGGCCTGAACGACATGCTCGACCGGATCGAGCGCCTGATGGGCGGCCTGCGCCATGCCGGCGACGCCATCGCCCATGACCTGCGCTCGCCGCTCACCCGCCTGCGGGCCCGCATGGAGGTGGCCCTGATCGACGCCGAGAACGGCAAGGGCGATCCGGTCGCGGCCCTGGAGACGGCGTTGCAGGACGCCGACGGGGTGCTCAAGACCTTCAACGCCGTGCTGGCCATCGCCCGGCTGCAGGCGGCCGGCTCGGCCCCGGACCAGCGCCAGTTCGACGCCTCGGAACTGGCCGGCGACATGGCCGAGCTCTATGAGCTGTCGTGCGAGGACAAGGGCCTGGACTTCAAGGCCGAGATCGTCCCGGCCCTGATCATCAAGGGCAATCGCGAGTTCCTGGCCCAGGCGCTGGCCAACATCCTCGACAACGCCATCAAGTACACGCCCGAGGGCGGCGCGATCATGCTGCGGGCGCGGCGCACCTCGTCGGGCGAGCTGGAGTTCTCGGTGACCGACACCGGCCCCGGCGTGCCCGAGGCCGACCGCCCCCGCGTGGTCCAGCGCTTCGTGCGCCTGGAAAACAGCCGCAGCGAACCGGGCGCGGGCCTTGGCCTCTCCTTGGTCAGCGCCGTGGCGACCTCGCACGGCGGCCGGCTGGAGCTGGCCGAGGGGCCGGGCGAGTACAACGGCATGGGCCCTGGCCTGCGCGTGGCGCTGGTGCTGCCGCGGGTGGAGTAG